A single region of the Thermodesulfatator indicus DSM 15286 genome encodes:
- a CDS encoding acyltransferase: MKRVFHFLAIIIVLPTWLLVWLEKKFNLGIRMYVLWAQFWALVPGIVGSFCRRAYYSLIFPDVSLDCEIGFGTFFSQPWGVIEKGVYIGPYCILGNVILREGSLIASRVSIPSGKRQHRRSKDGKILPADLSHFEKVEIGPHAWIGEGAIVMASVGEKATVAAGAVVTRRVPPGCVVAGNPARILRRESY, from the coding sequence ATGAAAAGAGTTTTCCATTTTTTGGCCATTATCATCGTTTTGCCAACCTGGCTTTTAGTCTGGCTGGAAAAAAAGTTTAATCTTGGTATTCGCATGTACGTGCTATGGGCCCAGTTTTGGGCCCTTGTCCCCGGAATAGTAGGATCATTTTGTCGCCGCGCATACTACTCTTTGATTTTTCCCGACGTCTCTCTTGATTGCGAGATAGGCTTTGGCACCTTTTTTAGCCAGCCCTGGGGAGTTATTGAAAAAGGCGTTTACATTGGACCTTACTGTATTCTTGGAAATGTTATCCTGCGCGAGGGAAGCCTTATTGCCTCACGCGTAAGTATTCCCAGCGGCAAAAGACAGCACCGTCGCTCAAAAGACGGAAAAATTCTTCCGGCGGATCTATCTCACTTCGAGAAGGTAGAAATAGGCCCGCACGCCTGGATTGGAGAAGGGGCCATTGTAATGGCCTCGGTAGGCGAGAAGGCTACAGTGGCTGCGGGTGCCGTAGTCACTAGAAGGGTCCCGCCAGGGTGCGTGGTAGCTGGCAATCC